One Pullulanibacillus sp. KACC 23026 DNA segment encodes these proteins:
- a CDS encoding SpoVR family protein — MKSDELKKLDVAIEEITEIAEGLGLDFYPMRYEICPAEVIYTFGAYGMPTRYSHWSFGKTYHKMKLQYDLGMSKIYELVINSNPCYAFLLDSNSLIQNKMIVAHVLAHCDFFKNNVRFSKTRRDMVESMAATAERIKAYEERYGRDDVEAFIDAVLSIEEHVDPTLTRVRREEAKETDSLRWKPAKPLSDYDDLLRLDAKKVLKNPETKKKFPEKPEKDLLLFIEEHSRELTDWQRDILTMLREEMLYFWPQMETKIMNEGWASYWHARIMREMDLTTEEAIEYAKLNASVVQPSRRQINPYYLGIKIFEDIEERYDNPTEEMLKRGVKPGSGREKIFEVREIESDQSFIRNYLTKELVQREDLFLFERKGNEVVVSSKDWEQVRDELVASRVNAGFPYIEVEDGDYLKNGELYLAHRYEGQELDINYLEKVLIHVHKLWGRTVHIETIIDDKKTLFSCDGAKVHRKRLD, encoded by the coding sequence TTGAAGTCCGATGAGTTGAAAAAGCTGGATGTCGCGATTGAGGAAATCACGGAGATTGCTGAGGGATTGGGCCTTGATTTTTATCCAATGAGGTATGAGATTTGCCCAGCTGAAGTTATTTATACATTTGGGGCCTATGGCATGCCGACCCGTTATTCACACTGGAGCTTTGGTAAAACCTATCATAAAATGAAGCTCCAATATGACCTCGGCATGAGTAAAATCTATGAGCTTGTCATTAATTCCAATCCTTGTTATGCCTTTCTACTGGATTCCAATAGTCTCATCCAAAATAAAATGATCGTTGCTCACGTACTTGCTCACTGTGATTTCTTTAAGAATAATGTTCGTTTCTCGAAAACGCGCCGAGATATGGTGGAAAGCATGGCGGCAACGGCAGAACGCATTAAAGCCTACGAGGAACGGTATGGGCGAGACGATGTCGAAGCCTTTATTGATGCCGTCTTATCGATTGAAGAACATGTGGATCCTACCCTGACAAGAGTCAGACGGGAAGAAGCGAAGGAGACGGATTCCTTGCGTTGGAAGCCCGCAAAGCCTCTTTCTGATTATGATGATCTTCTGAGACTCGACGCTAAGAAAGTATTGAAAAATCCTGAAACCAAAAAGAAATTCCCTGAAAAACCGGAAAAGGACTTGCTCTTATTTATAGAAGAGCATAGCCGTGAGTTGACCGACTGGCAGCGTGATATTCTCACTATGCTTCGTGAAGAAATGCTCTATTTCTGGCCGCAAATGGAAACCAAAATCATGAACGAAGGTTGGGCGTCCTACTGGCATGCGAGGATCATGCGGGAGATGGATCTTACAACGGAGGAAGCCATTGAATATGCCAAATTAAATGCCAGCGTCGTTCAGCCGTCACGCCGGCAGATTAATCCTTATTATTTAGGAATTAAAATCTTTGAAGATATCGAAGAGCGTTATGATAACCCGACGGAAGAGATGTTAAAACGCGGAGTAAAACCTGGATCTGGCCGAGAGAAAATCTTTGAAGTACGCGAAATTGAATCTGACCAATCCTTTATCCGAAATTATTTAACGAAGGAACTTGTCCAGCGTGAGGATCTCTTTTTATTTGAAAGAAAAGGGAATGAAGTAGTTGTTTCGAGCAAAGATTGGGAACAGGTTCGGGATGAACTGGTCGCGAGCCGTGTTAACGCCGGTTTCCCATACATTGAGGTAGAAGACGGGGATTATTTAAAAAATGGAGAGCTTTATTTAGCCCATCGCTATGAAGGTCAGGAGCTTGATATCAATTACTTGGAAAAGGTACTCATCCATGTTCACAAGCTTTGGGGCCGAACGGTTCATATTGAAACGATTATCGATGATAAAAAGACGCTCTTC
- a CDS encoding polysaccharide deacetylase family protein produces MTITAVRWLLRIMIIGFFLFSFNHSMPPFSRHPIPILVYHLLGTYPGHGEKALYVSPKNFEAQMNYLKQHGFTPLTFEDWGKASLVKKPIFITFDDGYKDNTKMWAIFNKVKSNEFEPKATIFVISGDIGKHNHLNQTDIQSMAKSPFFSIQSHTVTHPNLARSKDLDYELGKSKQVIQNLTGKPVVAIAYPYGLFNAKVIRKASHYYNYGLTTLPGFYHKLWIPDENYLLPRIYVKYTTTINQFAHLVTPGS; encoded by the coding sequence ATGACCATTACGGCAGTTAGATGGTTACTCAGGATCATGATCATCGGCTTCTTTCTTTTTTCCTTCAATCATTCCATGCCCCCCTTTTCCAGGCATCCCATCCCGATATTAGTCTATCACTTGCTGGGTACCTATCCGGGGCACGGGGAGAAAGCTCTGTATGTTTCACCTAAAAATTTTGAAGCTCAGATGAATTATTTAAAGCAGCATGGATTTACCCCTTTGACTTTTGAGGATTGGGGCAAGGCTTCCCTAGTCAAAAAGCCTATCTTTATCACCTTTGACGATGGATATAAAGACAATACTAAAATGTGGGCCATCTTTAATAAGGTCAAATCGAATGAGTTCGAGCCTAAAGCAACGATCTTCGTCATTTCCGGTGATATAGGAAAACACAACCATTTAAATCAAACCGATATCCAGTCAATGGCTAAATCGCCCTTCTTTTCGATCCAATCCCATACCGTCACACATCCTAATCTAGCAAGGTCAAAGGATTTAGATTATGAGTTAGGCAAATCCAAGCAAGTCATCCAAAATCTAACAGGCAAACCCGTTGTCGCGATTGCTTATCCCTACGGATTATTTAATGCGAAGGTCATTAGAAAAGCCTCCCATTATTATAATTACGGTTTGACAACATTACCAGGTTTCTATCATAAACTTTGGATACCTGATGAGAACTACCTATTGCCTCGAATTTATGTGAAATATACAACGACAATCAATCAGTTTGCCCATCTAGTCACACCTGGCAGCTGA
- a CDS encoding CBO0543 family protein, producing the protein MTNREFVHRIRQYEQEKSHLEINQWLHHDLFSARWWLLLLFLIVPWVIWMLLRKKELYLESAFIGCYAIALTLFIDSIGSQFNFWRYPTKFLPVIPSALPFDLSLVPVMFMFIYQYCQSWRTYWKTLLVISLMYAFIGEPVCIYLQLVIYINWSIYYSFGYYLIVGFSARALVLLLKRKRKEKETV; encoded by the coding sequence ATGACCAACAGAGAATTCGTCCATAGAATACGCCAATATGAACAAGAAAAAAGCCATCTTGAAATTAATCAATGGCTGCACCATGATTTGTTTTCTGCAAGATGGTGGCTTTTATTGTTATTTTTAATTGTCCCATGGGTGATTTGGATGCTGCTCCGAAAAAAAGAACTTTACCTCGAATCCGCTTTTATCGGGTGTTATGCCATTGCTTTGACACTCTTTATCGACAGCATCGGATCACAGTTTAATTTTTGGCGGTATCCAACCAAATTTTTACCTGTCATTCCAAGTGCGCTCCCTTTTGATTTATCACTTGTCCCGGTTATGTTCATGTTTATTTATCAATACTGCCAATCGTGGCGCACTTATTGGAAGACTTTGTTAGTCATAAGCTTAATGTATGCGTTTATAGGTGAGCCCGTTTGTATTTACTTACAATTAGTCATTTATATCAATTGGTCCATTTACTATTCCTTTGGCTATTACCTTATTGTTGGCTTTTCTGCTCGCGCCTTGGTCTTACTCCTTAAACGTAAGCGCAAGGAAAAGGAGACTGTCTGA
- a CDS encoding GNAT family N-acetyltransferase, producing MSFEFLEADRIKGEEIDLLIDNYMPGDLEKGWVPAYRYHIVIAGTNQIIGKIDLRIGEQESLYYGGHIGYSVDEEYRGHRYAGKACRLLKPIALKHGKNRLYITCNPTNLASRKTIERVGGKFIETVDLPPYNDMYQRGEREISIFEWILD from the coding sequence ATGAGTTTTGAATTTCTAGAGGCGGATCGCATTAAAGGGGAAGAGATTGATTTATTGATTGATAACTATATGCCAGGCGATTTGGAAAAGGGGTGGGTCCCTGCTTACCGCTATCACATTGTCATAGCAGGAACGAATCAAATCATTGGGAAAATTGATCTAAGAATTGGTGAGCAAGAGAGCCTCTATTATGGGGGGCATATTGGCTATAGTGTTGACGAAGAGTATCGGGGACATCGTTATGCAGGAAAAGCATGCAGACTGTTAAAACCAATAGCACTTAAGCATGGGAAGAACCGCCTCTACATTACTTGTAATCCGACTAATTTGGCATCAAGAAAAACAATTGAGCGGGTGGGTGGTAAGTTTATAGAGACCGTTGATTTACCGCCTTATAACGATATGTATCAACGCGGAGAGCGAGAAATATCGATTTTTGAGTGGATATTAGATTGA
- a CDS encoding serine/threonine protein kinase yields MAEAVNKMKVNDVSFSLKEPHSFDWLMDLGKVFTVFDQQDSGNLSFGVMIKGQKKFVKYAGASTIHYSGDPQDAIDKLKASRHLYHALEHPALIQFEYGLELPNGYAMVFDWFEGEGLHNHWRYPPPLKETDPDSPFRRFRERPIHKRLSAFQQVLAFHVEVEKRGFVAVDFYDGSLLYNFQADQLRICDIDEYRKKPFINDMGRLWGSTRFMSPEEFTLGASIDSRTNVFNMGALAFVLLGGGLDRSYSKWEAGPRLFDIARKAVEEDPGMRYPSVDELTAVWVEASTE; encoded by the coding sequence ATGGCCGAAGCCGTGAATAAGATGAAGGTGAATGATGTGTCCTTTTCTCTAAAAGAACCACATTCCTTCGACTGGTTAATGGACTTAGGAAAGGTCTTTACGGTCTTTGATCAGCAGGATTCGGGGAATCTCTCTTTTGGAGTCATGATAAAAGGGCAAAAAAAGTTTGTGAAGTATGCGGGGGCCAGCACGATACATTATTCGGGAGATCCCCAGGATGCGATCGATAAGTTAAAGGCGTCAAGGCATTTATATCACGCATTAGAACATCCTGCGTTAATCCAATTTGAATATGGCTTAGAGCTCCCAAATGGTTATGCCATGGTGTTTGATTGGTTTGAGGGGGAAGGTCTGCATAATCATTGGAGATACCCGCCGCCTTTAAAGGAGACCGATCCTGATTCCCCCTTTCGTCGATTTCGTGAACGGCCCATTCACAAACGGCTTTCCGCCTTTCAGCAAGTCTTGGCGTTTCACGTAGAGGTGGAGAAGCGAGGATTCGTTGCAGTTGATTTCTATGATGGAAGCCTTCTTTATAACTTTCAAGCAGATCAACTCAGAATTTGTGATATCGACGAGTACCGAAAGAAGCCTTTTATCAATGACATGGGCAGGTTATGGGGCTCGACACGGTTTATGTCGCCTGAAGAATTTACGTTAGGAGCCTCTATTGATTCTAGAACCAATGTGTTTAACATGGGAGCTTTAGCATTTGTTCTGCTTGGTGGAGGGTTGGACCGCTCTTATTCGAAATGGGAGGCAGGACCACGGCTGTTTGATATAGCACGCAAAGCGGTTGAAGAGGACCCTGGCATGAGATATCCATCCGTTGATGAACTAACAGCAGTTTGGGTTGAAGCAAGTACTGAATAG
- a CDS encoding aminotransferase class I/II-fold pyridoxal phosphate-dependent enzyme, with the protein MNPIAKGLNEAIQADQPSVYQMLSELGKALYYPKGILSQSNEANQKATKFNATIGIATEGNEPMHFKHIHNSMPDYETKDLFPYAPPQGKPALRQVWKEKLLRDNPSLSNKKIGLPIVTNALTHGLSLAADLFVEKGDTVILPDKNWGNYNLIFGIRRQAELKTFRLFNEEGRFDAEAFRNTILSVKEKGKVVLLLNFPNNPTGYTPHPDEAKAIVSTIVEMAEAGLDIVAIIDDAYFGLFYEDSIKESLFGMLANAHPRILPIKVDGATKENYVWGFRVGFITYASESEEVLNALEAKTKGLIRGTISSGSHPSQTIILQSLQSDEFQIEKQEKFEIMKRRALKTKEIITQPKYKEVWTYYPFNSGYFMCLKLDGVDGEAVRVHLLNEYGVGTVSINSTDLRIAFSCVEEEDLEELFELIAKGIQDLK; encoded by the coding sequence ATGAACCCAATTGCAAAGGGATTAAATGAGGCCATTCAAGCGGATCAGCCATCGGTCTATCAAATGCTCTCTGAATTAGGAAAAGCACTTTATTACCCAAAAGGTATTCTCAGTCAATCTAATGAAGCGAATCAAAAAGCAACGAAATTTAACGCCACCATTGGCATTGCTACAGAAGGCAATGAACCTATGCATTTCAAACATATACATAACAGCATGCCGGATTATGAGACCAAGGATTTGTTCCCTTATGCACCGCCTCAAGGGAAACCTGCGCTCAGACAAGTATGGAAGGAGAAGCTCTTAAGAGACAATCCATCCCTATCCAATAAGAAAATAGGGCTTCCCATTGTGACGAATGCCCTTACCCACGGACTAAGTCTTGCTGCTGACCTCTTTGTTGAAAAAGGGGATACGGTTATTCTTCCAGATAAAAATTGGGGGAATTACAATCTTATTTTTGGAATCAGAAGACAGGCAGAACTTAAGACCTTCCGATTGTTCAATGAAGAAGGTCGGTTTGATGCAGAAGCCTTTAGAAATACCATTTTATCGGTTAAAGAAAAAGGAAAGGTTGTCCTTCTTCTAAATTTCCCTAATAACCCAACAGGTTATACGCCGCACCCAGATGAAGCCAAAGCGATTGTAAGCACAATCGTTGAAATGGCTGAAGCAGGATTGGACATTGTGGCGATTATTGATGATGCGTATTTTGGTTTATTTTACGAGGATTCAATTAAGGAATCGCTATTTGGTATGCTCGCTAATGCTCATCCCCGTATTCTGCCGATTAAGGTGGACGGGGCTACTAAGGAGAATTATGTCTGGGGCTTCCGAGTGGGCTTTATCACGTACGCTTCTGAAAGCGAAGAGGTTCTCAATGCATTGGAGGCTAAGACAAAAGGGTTGATTCGAGGAACGATTTCAAGCGGTTCGCATCCTTCGCAGACGATCATTTTGCAGTCCTTGCAATCCGATGAATTTCAGATTGAAAAGCAGGAAAAGTTCGAAATTATGAAGCGCCGAGCTTTAAAAACGAAGGAAATTATTACCCAGCCAAAGTATAAAGAGGTGTGGACTTACTATCCATTCAATTCAGGTTATTTCATGTGTCTTAAGCTTGACGGGGTCGATGGTGAAGCAGTTCGTGTTCATTTATTAAACGAATATGGAGTGGGAACCGTTTCAATTAACTCAACAGATCTAAGAATTGCCTTCTCATGCGTGGAAGAAGAGGATTTAGAAGAGTTATTTGAGTTGATTGCTAAAGGGATACAAGATCTTAAATAA
- a CDS encoding DUF3231 family protein has product MPIQNDLTSSEYGTLWMTYQQQTMTQRILEYLIQNCDEHNSGKLLKHTHNQISKFIGEIAELFKNYGAVVPVGYTEEDVNVGAPRLYDQYFDILFLRLLLEIGMGLHTLHLNMSFRKDIRNLFTRLTTFSQDTYNACMDYLEAKDIILKSPGMSPSKTVEFAKGKGYMSGLNPLNQKRSLNSVETAHLFFAIESNIFGMYMITGFAQVASEQDIRNFFEEGKNIAKQIIQDFSTILSESDIQPPTTWAGQVTDSRVAPFSDKLMMYCTSLFCSFGLGSNALGTAFSLRTDLPIKIISVAKTVYSYGQKGAKLLAEKGWLEEPPQSHDRHALIN; this is encoded by the coding sequence ATGCCTATTCAGAACGACCTGACATCCAGTGAGTATGGAACATTGTGGATGACTTATCAGCAACAAACGATGACTCAGAGAATTTTAGAATATCTCATACAAAACTGTGATGAACATAACTCAGGTAAGCTCCTGAAGCACACCCATAATCAAATAAGCAAGTTTATTGGTGAAATAGCGGAACTGTTCAAAAATTATGGAGCTGTTGTCCCTGTCGGTTATACGGAAGAGGATGTTAATGTAGGAGCACCGCGCTTGTATGACCAGTATTTTGATATCTTGTTTCTCCGATTGCTCTTAGAAATTGGTATGGGTCTACATACCCTTCATCTTAACATGAGTTTTAGAAAAGATATTCGCAACCTCTTCACTCGACTAACCACTTTTAGCCAGGATACTTACAATGCCTGTATGGATTACTTGGAAGCAAAAGATATTATACTCAAATCTCCAGGAATGTCACCCTCTAAAACGGTTGAGTTTGCAAAGGGGAAAGGTTACATGAGCGGCCTTAATCCCCTCAATCAGAAGCGTTCATTAAATTCAGTGGAAACTGCCCATCTCTTTTTCGCCATTGAGTCCAACATCTTTGGCATGTACATGATTACTGGGTTCGCTCAGGTTGCAAGCGAGCAAGACATAAGAAATTTTTTTGAAGAAGGGAAGAACATTGCCAAGCAAATCATTCAAGACTTTTCAACTATTCTTAGTGAATCGGATATCCAACCCCCAACCACTTGGGCAGGACAAGTGACGGATTCGAGAGTAGCCCCTTTTTCCGATAAGCTCATGATGTATTGTACGAGCCTGTTTTGCAGCTTCGGCCTCGGAAGCAATGCACTTGGGACTGCTTTTAGCTTAAGAACCGATCTTCCCATAAAAATAATAAGCGTCGCTAAGACCGTTTACTCATACGGGCAAAAAGGTGCCAAATTACTTGCAGAAAAAGGATGGCTAGAGGAACCGCCTCAATCCCATGACCGCCACGCTCTCATTAACTAA
- a CDS encoding cation diffusion facilitator family transporter translates to MFIGAGIGLVVNLIIIFALNGESSNLNVKATLLHVMGDLGASAGVIVAGIIIYFTDFQWIDPLLSILIALLVAYSAWNIIRQSFRILMEATPKGIQLEEIAENIKRISGIKGVHDLHIWTLTGDRHFLTCHVVLDEGVPMSKSPQFISQINKALKNNGIHHSTIQMEDCQTSHRDHLICTDLHDHDHDHHHHESH, encoded by the coding sequence ATGTTTATCGGTGCGGGTATTGGTTTAGTTGTTAATCTTATTATTATATTTGCTTTAAACGGTGAAAGCAGTAATCTCAATGTGAAGGCGACGCTTTTACATGTTATGGGGGATTTAGGAGCTTCTGCTGGGGTGATTGTGGCTGGAATCATTATTTATTTTACTGACTTTCAGTGGATTGACCCGCTTTTAAGCATTTTAATCGCCTTGCTGGTCGCTTATAGTGCTTGGAATATTATTAGGCAGAGCTTTCGGATTTTAATGGAAGCCACCCCAAAAGGCATACAGCTTGAAGAGATTGCTGAGAACATAAAAAGGATATCGGGAATCAAAGGAGTCCATGATTTGCATATTTGGACATTGACAGGCGATCGCCATTTTCTAACGTGTCATGTTGTATTAGATGAAGGGGTACCGATGAGTAAAAGTCCCCAGTTCATCAGTCAAATTAATAAGGCACTTAAAAATAATGGCATCCATCACTCAACGATTCAAATGGAAGACTGTCAAACCTCGCACCGTGATCACCTTATCTGTACCGACTTACATGATCATGACCACGACCATCATCATCATGAATCACATTAG
- a CDS encoding cation diffusion facilitator family transporter, producing the protein MSHSHTHDHDHDHDHSGLFHTHAPAGKMKQAFFLAMIILVAELIFGLISNSLALLADAWHMATDVLAIGLSWYALVQAKKPANRYMTFGYERAGILAAAVNGLTLVLITIWILYSAVTRLMIPSPFMGLGCLSVRVLV; encoded by the coding sequence ATGAGTCACTCCCATACGCATGACCATGACCATGATCATGATCATAGCGGACTTTTTCATACCCATGCTCCTGCAGGCAAAATGAAACAGGCCTTTTTCCTAGCGATGATTATTCTTGTAGCCGAATTAATTTTTGGCCTCATTTCAAACAGCTTGGCTTTGTTGGCGGACGCTTGGCATATGGCAACTGATGTGTTGGCAATTGGCCTTTCATGGTATGCGCTTGTTCAAGCGAAGAAGCCGGCTAATCGCTATATGACCTTTGGCTATGAGCGGGCGGGAATCCTTGCTGCCGCCGTTAATGGACTAACTTTGGTATTAATAACGATTTGGATTTTGTATTCAGCGGTGACGCGGTTAATGATTCCCAGTCCGTTCATGGGTTTGGGATGTTTATCGGTGCGGGTATTGGTTTAG
- a CDS encoding YjzC family protein, producing the protein MGAPYDNKRFEPGDRAPNDGVYMEVGETGSMVETPTQIHMKAGQKFPDCANENRQWMHKPKK; encoded by the coding sequence GTGGGTGCTCCTTATGATAACAAGCGTTTTGAGCCAGGAGACCGTGCGCCAAATGACGGTGTTTATATGGAGGTTGGCGAAACAGGAAGTATGGTAGAAACGCCTACACAGATCCACATGAAAGCAGGACAAAAATTTCCTGATTGCGCTAACGAAAACAGGCAGTGGATGCATAAGCCGAAAAAATAA
- a CDS encoding peptide chain release factor 3: protein MAQLEQEAKKRRTFAIISHPDAGKTTLTEKLLLLGGAIRSAGAVKARKTGKFATSDWMELEKQRGISVTSSVMQFEYDDFKINILDTPGHQDFSEDTYRTLMAVDSVVMILDAAKGVEPQTKKLFKVCSDRGIPIFTFINKLDRVGKEPLELFEELEDVLGIASCPVNYPIGMGPTFRGVFDRFNNEIEFYGEGKKLSSLKVDGPEAVREALQSQADEDVLVQLEEELLLLEEAGNPFDMEKVLEGKLTPVFFGSAVSSFGVPTFLKHYLTMAPPPAPRESSIGTIEPKDDVFSGFIFKIQANMNPAHRDRIAFLRICSGKYEKGMETWLDRTGKPIKLAQPQQFFADSRENIDEAYPGDIVGIYDPGIYQIGDTLVGKKDTFNFGKLPQFSPEHFAKVRPKTALKAKHFQKGMQQLAQEGAVQVYKTERFEETVLGAVGQLQFDVFIYRMEAEYNVDLDIQPLTYRVARWLNDDEIPTEALRSTSNMVVRDHRNRPVILFENEFGLQWFQQKNPDIHLSETSL, encoded by the coding sequence ATGGCCCAACTAGAACAAGAAGCAAAAAAGCGCAGAACCTTTGCGATTATCTCCCACCCGGATGCGGGGAAAACGACGCTAACTGAAAAGCTGTTATTGTTAGGAGGAGCCATTCGTTCAGCGGGGGCAGTTAAAGCACGGAAGACAGGTAAGTTTGCCACCTCTGACTGGATGGAGCTTGAGAAACAAAGAGGGATTTCGGTTACTTCGAGTGTCATGCAATTTGAATATGATGATTTTAAAATAAATATCTTGGACACTCCTGGACACCAAGATTTTAGTGAAGATACGTACAGAACCCTGATGGCTGTCGATAGTGTTGTTATGATTTTGGACGCAGCAAAAGGTGTCGAGCCACAGACGAAAAAGCTTTTTAAAGTTTGTTCGGATCGGGGAATCCCTATCTTCACCTTTATCAATAAGCTAGACCGTGTAGGAAAAGAACCCCTCGAACTATTCGAGGAGTTAGAGGATGTGCTTGGCATTGCCTCTTGTCCAGTCAATTATCCAATTGGAATGGGTCCAACTTTCCGTGGCGTCTTTGACCGGTTTAATAATGAAATTGAGTTTTATGGTGAAGGGAAGAAGTTATCTTCACTAAAGGTAGACGGGCCGGAAGCGGTTCGCGAGGCACTGCAATCACAGGCGGATGAGGATGTGCTCGTGCAGCTAGAAGAGGAGCTCTTGCTATTAGAGGAAGCCGGAAATCCTTTTGACATGGAGAAGGTGTTAGAAGGGAAGCTGACACCCGTTTTCTTCGGGAGTGCTGTTTCAAGCTTCGGAGTTCCAACCTTTCTTAAGCATTATTTAACAATGGCTCCACCTCCAGCGCCGCGTGAGTCAAGCATCGGAACCATCGAGCCCAAGGATGACGTCTTTTCAGGCTTTATCTTCAAGATTCAAGCCAATATGAATCCGGCACACCGGGATCGCATTGCCTTTTTACGGATTTGTTCAGGTAAATATGAAAAAGGGATGGAAACATGGCTGGATCGTACGGGGAAACCGATTAAACTGGCTCAACCACAGCAATTCTTTGCGGACAGCCGTGAAAATATAGATGAAGCGTATCCAGGAGATATTGTGGGGATCTATGACCCAGGGATTTATCAAATCGGTGATACATTGGTTGGTAAGAAGGATACTTTCAATTTTGGAAAACTGCCGCAGTTCTCCCCTGAGCATTTTGCAAAGGTCCGCCCGAAGACCGCACTTAAAGCGAAGCACTTCCAGAAGGGGATGCAGCAGCTCGCACAAGAAGGGGCTGTTCAGGTGTATAAAACTGAGCGCTTTGAAGAGACCGTTCTTGGCGCAGTTGGCCAACTTCAATTTGACGTCTTTATCTACCGAATGGAAGCCGAATATAATGTGGATTTGGATATACAGCCTCTGACCTATCGAGTTGCACGCTGGCTGAATGACGATGAAATTCCGACAGAAGCACTGAGAAGCACGTCCAATATGGTTGTGCGGGATCATCGCAACCGCCCAGTTATCTTATTCGAAAACGAATTCGGCCTCCAATGGTTCCAACAAAAAAATCCAGACATTCACCTATCCGAAACCTCCCTGTGA